From a region of the Scyliorhinus torazame isolate Kashiwa2021f chromosome 15, sScyTor2.1, whole genome shotgun sequence genome:
- the tmtc4 gene encoding protein O-mannosyl-transferase TMTC4, with protein sequence MLQSDWSLDNTLPVPQLPQHWARTIIGALALLCFGISYDGDFVFDDSEAIINNKDLRPETSLRILWEHDFWGSNLISNTSHKSYRPFTVLTFRLNYLIAGGLHPVGFHVVNIVLHSVISVMTLDVFSVLLGGLEHDEKGRQRNRAPKASFLAALLFAVHPIHTESVAGIVGRADLLCALFFLLSFISYCNAFRKYDAEGEFSFHWIFASLLLCAVAMLCKEQGITVLGVNAVFDALVICKMDILQLGADLLRKDTRSETSLPWKRGFFTRILLVASGGIALLYGRWRIMGTGPPAFTEVDNPASFADSALVRAINYNYYYSLNTWLLVYPWWLCFDWSMGCLPLIKSIGDIRIFAPLVLWFFLIGIICQALCSTNTDERRILASGVTLVIIPFLPASNVFFRVGFVIAERVIYLSSAGYCMLLSYGICTLSRQGRRFKSITSIAVTGLVILNILQCVRRSHHWRTEEDLFTSALSVCPFNAKVHYNVGKNLADRGKETSAIQYYREAVRLNPKYVHAMNNLGNIFKERKELHEAEKLLSRAVAIQPDFAAAWMNLGIVQNSLRKFDEAERSYWTAIKYRKKYPDCYYNLGRLYADLHRTVDALNAWRNATLLKPSHSLAWNNLIILLDNTGNLAQAEAVGKEALKLLPNDHTIMFSFANVLGKLKKYKESENLFLKALHINPTIASYHGNLAVLYHRWGRLSLAGERYKLALKLDPASPGIAENYNLLKKKLEQVKEG encoded by the exons GATCTTCGGCCGGAGACGTCACTTCGCATCCTTTGGGAACACGACTTCTGGGGTTCTAACCTGATCAGCAACACCAGTCACAAGTCCTACCGACCATTCACAGTGCTTACGTTCCG GTTGAACTACTTGATAGCTGGAGGATTGCACCCGGTTGGATTTCACGTGGTCAACATTGTACTTCACAGCGTGATTTCTGTCATGACCCTCGATGTGTTCTCAGTGCTTCTAGGTGGTCTCGAGCATGATGAGAAAGGGAGGCAGCGCAACAGGGCACCAAAAGCATCATTTCTAGCTGCCCTGCTCTTTGCTGTGCATCCGATACACACAGAGAGC GTTGCTGGGATTGTTGGCAGGGCAGATCTCCTCTGTGCTCTGTTCTTTCTGTTGTCTTTCATCAGCTATTGTAACGCATTCAGAAAAT ATGATGCAGAAGGAGAGTTCTCCTTTCACTGGATTTTTGCCAGCTTGTTGCTTTGTGCCGTAGCGATGCTTTGCAAGGAACAGGGTATCACAGTGCTG GGTGTGAATGCAGTCTTTGATGCCCTTGTGATCTGCAAAATGGATATCCTGCAACTAGGCGCTGATCTGTTGCGAAAAGATACAAGGTCTGAG ACATCCCTACCGTGGAAAAGAGGATTTTTCACCCGAATTCTGCTGGTGGCATCTGGCGGGATTGCCCTGCTGTATGGCCGTTGGCGGATCATGGGCACGGGACCCCCGGCTTTCACTGAAGTGGATAACCCAGCATCGTTTGCAGACAGCGCTCTCGTGCGG GCTATTAATTATAATTACTACTACTCTCTGAACACATGGCTATTAGTCTATCCCTGGTGGCTGTGCTTTGATTGGTCAATGGGCTGTTTACCTCTGATTAAATCGATCGGTGACATTAGAATATTTGCCCCTCTCGTACTTTGGTTCTTCCTCATCGGCATCATATGTCAAGCTTTATGCTCCACAAACACAGATGAAAGAAG AATCCTCGCCTCTGGAGTCACTCTTGTGATCATCCCGTTCCTTCCTGCATCGAACGTTTTCTTCCGAGTAGGGTTTGTGATTGCGGAGAGAGTGATCTACCTCTCCAGCGCTGGTTACTGCATGCTGCTGTCTTACGGCATTTGCACTTTGTCGaggcaaggcaggagattcaag AGCATCACCTCCATTGCTGTGACAGGCTTGGTAATTCTGAACATTCTGCAGTGCGTCAGGCGCAGTCACCATTGGAGGACAGAGGAAGATCTTTTCACAAGTGCTTTGTCAGTGTGTCCCTTCAATGCCAAA GTACATTACAATGTTGGTAAAAATCTCGCTGACCGAGGTAAAGAAACCTCTGCAATCCAGTATTACCGAGAAGCAGTGAG GCTCAATCCAAAGTATGTCCATGCGATGAACAATCTGGGAAATATCTTCAAGGAAAGGAAGGAGCTACACGAAGCGGAGAAGTTACTCTCCAGAGCTGTGGCCATTCA ACCTGATTTTGCTGCCGCCTGGATGAATCTCGGGATTGTCCAGAACAGTTTGAGGAAATTTGATGAGGCAGAAAGGAGTTACTGGACAGCAATAAAATACAGAAAAAAGTATCCAGACTGCTACTACAATTTAGGCCGTCTG TATGCAGACCTGCACCGTACGGTAGATGCTCTCAATGCTTGGCGGAATGCGACCCTTCTCAAACCCAGCCACAGCCTGGCTTGGAATAATTTGATCATATTGCTTGATAACACAG GCAATTTAGCACAAGCTGAAGCAGTTGGAAAAGAAGCTCTGAAATTACTACCCAATGATCACACCATCATGTTTTCATTCGCAAATGTGCTCGGCAAATTGAAAAAGTACAAG GAGTCTGAAAATCTGTTTCTGAAAGCACTTCACATTAATCCTACCATTGCAAGTTATCATGGAAATTTAG CCGTGCTCTACCATCGCTGGGGGAGACTCAGTCTGGCCGGTGAACGGTACAAGCTCGCTCTGAAGCTCGACCCAGCCTCTCCGGGGATTGCGGAGAACTACAATTTGCTGAAGAAAAAACTTGAGCAAGTGAAGGAAGGCTGA